A single window of Cervus canadensis isolate Bull #8, Minnesota chromosome 17, ASM1932006v1, whole genome shotgun sequence DNA harbors:
- the LOC122454766 gene encoding LOW QUALITY PROTEIN: uncharacterized protein LOC122454766 (The sequence of the model RefSeq protein was modified relative to this genomic sequence to represent the inferred CDS: substituted 1 base at 1 genomic stop codon), with the protein MSQIFKHPTPSMIRPQKRKGVPLPPPPPPNGRSQINQPQMMSEIVKEGQEDPPTKQMSRLCLTAHDPPASSRCRRPPRXPAHSTRQASLPTWGQVKALCQQAQEIASPQGSPSSPERVFIAILALLSCQISAASPETYWAYFPDPPTFQVVTWNNGPIWLNTDQPHLLGGSYTSYTNDHYPINYNHTFKGLTNGLPMCFNFPTGCSRDLITPSKEGCVGASKKLLLTDFPLTGPEDKKRSRLAWKLLARMPGVLDPYESKFQLALPGYPNCNEIVFSDVIWKTIDNRLGYPSWKSCTYNSKIDYVIPGGKNFSVQDWSNPNPRQKPKLVHGYTAKFYNWNNQLIHWPLAANRWHHNQLSLPCYPTQSKIKYSGSLKYGGPLQPLLLSRCLDPKMILFILPWPVCPHPMFFSLPITQKIFKYTRTIRADLTRFPVNNVCCPPV; encoded by the coding sequence ATGTCGCAGATCTTCAAGCATCCGACCCCCTCGATGATCCGACCACAGAAAAGGAAGGGAGTTCCTCTacctccaccacccccacctaATGGGAGAAGTCAGATAAATCAGCCGCAGATGATGTCAGAAATTGTTAAAgaaggtcaggaagaccctcccACCAAGCAGATGTCACGGCTTTGTTTAACTGCTCATGATCCTCCCGCGTCTTCACGCTGCAGGAGACCACCAAGATGACCAGCACATTCGACACGACAAGCTTCTCTCCCTACCTGGGGACAAGTCAAGGCGCTCTGTCAGCAAGCACAGGAGATAGCGTCCCCACAGGGGTCTCCATCCTCCCCTGAAAGAGTCTTTATTGCCATTCTTGCTTTACTTTCTTGTCAGATAAGCGCTGCCTCCCCCGAAACATATTGGGCTTATTTTCCAGATCCTCCCACCTTTCAGGTGGTGACTTGGAATAACGGTCCTATATGGCTTAATACCGATCAACCCCATCTTTTGGGGGGATCCTATACTTCTTATACTAATGATCATTATCCTATTAATTACAACCACACCTTTAAAGGACTGACCAATGGACTCCCAATGTGTTTTAATTTCCCTACCGGTTGCTCCCGAGACCTTATAACCCCTTCTAAAGAGGGATGCGTTGGGGCCTCTAAAAAACTTTTGCTGACAGATTTCCCTCTGACGGGTCctgaagataaaaagagaagccGGCTGGCTTGGAAACTGCTGGCTCGTATGCCAGGAGTTCTTGATCCTTATGAGTCAAAATTTCAACTTGCTCTGCCTGGTTATCCGAATTGCAATGAGATAGTCTTTTCAGATGTGATATGGAAAACTATAGATAACCGTTTGGGTTATCCGAGCTGGAAATCCTGTACATATAACTCCAAAATTGATTATGTAATCCCAGGAGGAAAAAATTTCTCAGTACAAGACTGGAGCAACCCAAATCCCAGACAAAAGCCAAAGTTAGTCCATGGCTATACTGCCAAGTTTTACAATTGGAATAACCAGCTTATTCACTGGCCCTTGGCAGCCAATAGATGGCATCATAACCAATTGTCCCTCCCATGCTATCCTAcgcaatcaaaaataaaatactctggCAGCCTGAAATACGGAGGGCCCTTGCAGCCACTTCTCCTATCACGTTGTCTCGACCCAAAAATGATTCTATTTATTCTGCCCTGGCCTGTTTGTCCTCAccctatgtttttctctttaccaATAActcaaaaaatcttcaaatacaCACGAACTATACGGGCAGACCTAACAAGGTTTCCCGTAAACAATGTATGCTGTCCTCCTGTGTAA